Below is a genomic region from Burkholderia pseudomultivorans.
GAGCGCGACGTCGGTCAGCACGCCGAGTTCGGGGAAGCGCTTCTTCAGCTCGCGCACCGCGCGCGGGATCAGCCCTTCCGGGTTGGCCGCCTCGCGGCCGTCCGGCGTTTTCAGCGCGGGCTCGATGGCGGGGAACAGCGACAGCACCGGCACGCCGAGTTCGACGCACTGCTCGGCGACCTGCATCAGCAGGTCGACCGACACGCGCTCGACGCCGGGCATCGACGGTACCGGCTGCCGTTCGTTGGTGCCCTCGACGACGAACACCGGATAGATCAGGTCGTCGGTGGTCAGGCGGTTTTCGCGCATCAGGCGGCGGGAGAAGTCGTCGCGGCGCATCCGGCGCGGACGATGAAGCGGATGAAAGCTCATGGCGGATCGGGAAGAAATCAGGGCAATAAGGACCTTACGGAACCCTTAGGTCATTTTCGGGAGCGTTGGTATATGATAGCGATCGAGCGCCACGCGTTGCGTGATGCTCCCCGCTTCTCCTCCCTGAGCGGGTGCCTGTCGTTATTCGATTAGGCTGTTTGACCCGCCGTTCAACGGCGGGTTTTTTTATGAGCCGGCCGAATCGCAGGCGCCGTCAGGTGCGCACAGCCGCTGCGGCCGCGCGTTGCCCGATCATTGTGCTACAGGCTCGCTTTTTTCGTCGGCGACGGACGGCCGCACCCAGCTCTCGATCAGCGCATGGGCCTCGTCGAGCCCGGTGCGCTTCAGCGCCGAGAACAGCTGGACCGTCAGCTTGCCGGTCACGCCCTGGTCGCGATACGCATCGAGCCCCTTTTGCGTGGTGCGCAACGCATTGATGCTTTCCTGCCGCGTCAATTTGTCGCACTTGGTCAGCAGCGTATGGATCGGCTTGCCGGTCGGCGCGAACCACTCGATCATCCGGCGATCGAGATCGGTCAGCGGGCGGCGCGAATCCATCATCAGGATCAGGCCGCAAAGCTGCGAGCGGGTTGCGAGATAGGACGACAGCAGCATTTCCCAGTGCGCCTTCGCGGCGCCCGGCACTTCCGCGTAGCCGTAGCCGGGCAGGTCGACGAGGTTCGCGACGGGCTCGGCGGCCGGGCCGACGGAGAAGTAGTTGATGTGCTGCGTGCGGCCGGGCGTCTTCGATGCGAACGCCAGCCGCTTCTGGTTGCACAGCACGTTGATCGCCGTCGACTTGCCGGCGTTCGAACGGCCCGCGAACGCGATTTCCGGTTGCACCGTGGGCGGCAGGTCGCGCAGGTGATTGACGGTCGTGTAGAAGCGGGCTTGATGGAGCAGAAAGGCCATGGGAACCGGACGGACGGGCGGCGCGAGCCGCTTGGTGGAGGCGGGGTAGCCCCGATAGGCGCAGGGGCTTTCAGCGCGATATTGTACAATACGGCGGTTTTACCGAAGCCCTCCGGGGCGCCGGTCGCGCGCTTTTATGCAGCTTCTGCGGTAGACTGAACGCCGTCGTTTTTTGCAGAACCTCAAATTCCCACAAGACGAAACAGGGTGTGCGAATGAATCGACTGTGCAAGTCTCTGATGGTGCTTCAGGTTGCAGCAGGGTTCGTAGGTTTCGTAGCAGAGGCAAACGCGGCGGATGCGGCCAAGAAGCCGGATCTGGACCGCGGCAAGGCGATTGCCGGGCAGGTGTGCGCGTCGTGTCACGGCGCCGACGGCAACAGCGCGTCGGGCAGTTTTCCGAAGCTCGCCGGCCAGCATCCCGAATATCTGGTCAAGCAGTTGAACGACTTCAAGGCGCAGCCGGGCGCGAAGGGGCCGGCGCGCAACAACGCGGTGATGGTCGGATTCGCGAGCGCGCTGAGCG
It encodes:
- the yihA gene encoding ribosome biogenesis GTP-binding protein YihA/YsxC; this translates as MAFLLHQARFYTTVNHLRDLPPTVQPEIAFAGRSNAGKSTAINVLCNQKRLAFASKTPGRTQHINYFSVGPAAEPVANLVDLPGYGYAEVPGAAKAHWEMLLSSYLATRSQLCGLILMMDSRRPLTDLDRRMIEWFAPTGKPIHTLLTKCDKLTRQESINALRTTQKGLDAYRDQGVTGKLTVQLFSALKRTGLDEAHALIESWVRPSVADEKSEPVAQ